A single genomic interval of Lathyrus oleraceus cultivar Zhongwan6 chromosome 7, CAAS_Psat_ZW6_1.0, whole genome shotgun sequence harbors:
- the LOC127103992 gene encoding uncharacterized protein LOC127103992 has translation MQFQEETRTNQKNPTASIKNLEVQMGQITQQLASNSQASGTLPSGMVTNPWEHNNVNTVVTRSGKSTEENSIEEDGLLEVDLEIKETKDQDEEVVLPPVKEKEKVLKPVIKLPNPPRQKKKDQHEKKIERFLEMFKNLEINIPFSEASEQMPIYAKFLKDIISKKYSTDIEPVILTEICSVILQGASVSLMPLSIYKKLGIGTVQDTRMTLQFADRSVRRPFGIVEDILVKFDKFFFPVDFVILEIPEDEEIPLVLGRPFLEIGRYMIDIEEGTMTLKVYDEELKIYVRNTMQYKDDIGTSHTVEIIDQVIAQEIEKQMPQSSLERVLSLSIFESDEDEGDSEVLAMMEKQTEWIISKPHRW, from the exons ATGcagtttcaagaagaaactaGAACCAATCAGAAAAACCCCACTGCCTCCATAAAAAATCTCGAAGTCCAAATGGGTCAGATAAcacaacagttagcttcaaattCTCAAGCTTCGGGCACCCTACCCAGTGGTATGGTAACAAATCCATGGGAACATAACAATGTTAACACTGTCGTAACCCGAAGTGGGAAGTCAACGGAAGAAAATAGTATAGAGGAAGATGGATTGTTAgaagtggatttagaaatcaaggaaaccaAGGACCAAGATGAAGAAGTAGTATTGCCACCTGTCAAGGAGAAAGAAAAAGTTTTGAAACCAGTCATCAAACTCCCTAACCCTCCGAGGCAGAAGAAGAAAGATcaacatgaaaaaaaaattgagaggTTCCTGGAAATGTTTAAAAATCTTGAAATAAACATCCCTTTTTCTGAGGCATCagaacaaatgccaatatatgccaagttcctgaaagacatcatctccaaaAAGTATTCCACTGATATAGAACCGGTCATCCTTACTGAAATATGTAGTGTCATTCTTCAAG gagcAAGTGTAAGCTTAATGCCACTATCCATCTATAAGAAATTAGGCATTGGCACCGTTCAAGATACTCGGATGACACTTCAGTTTGCTGATCGCTCTGTTAGGCGACCATTTGGGATTGTGGAAGACATTCTTGTAAAATTTGACAAGTTTTTTTTCCCAGTTGACTTCGTCATTCTGGAAATTCCcgaagatgaggagattcctctcgTATTGGGCAGACCATTCTTGGAGATAGGACGATACATGATAGACATAGAGGAAGGAACAATGACcctcaaagtctatgatgaagagCTAAAGATATATGTGCGGAACACgatgcaatacaaagatgatattggCACAAGCCACACCGTGGAGATAATAGATCAGGTAATTGCTCAAGAAATTGAAAAGCAAATGCCCCAGTCATCGTTAGAACGTGTTTTGAGTCTATCGATTtttgaaagtgatgaagatgagGGTGACTCTGAGGTGCTCGCTATGATGGAAAAACAAACTGAATGGATTATATCTAAACCACACCGATGGTAA